The Piliocolobus tephrosceles isolate RC106 chromosome 2, ASM277652v3, whole genome shotgun sequence genome window below encodes:
- the ZNF852 gene encoding zinc finger protein 852 isoform X2, with translation MVRPQDTVAYEDLSVGYTQKKWKGLALSQRALQWNMMPENDHSMASLGRNMMESSELIPKQEIFKGSESSNSTSGGLFGVVPGGAEIGDVCEDTFKDLEGHTTNEEGSRLESDFLEITDEDKKKCTKDRYEEYKEVGEHPHLSSSPAEHEGVLKGQKSYRCDECGKAFYWSSHLIGHQRIHTGEKPYECNECGKTFRQTSQLIVHLRTHTGEKPYECSECGKAYRHSSHLIQHQRLHNGEKPYKCNECAKAFNQSCKLFDHQRTHTGEKPYECKECGAAFGRSKNLVRHQVLHTGKKPYKCDECGRAFCSNRNLIDHQRTHTGEKPYECSECGKAFSRSKCLIRHQSLHTGEKPYKCSECGKAFNQISQLVEHERIHTGEKPFKCSECGKAFSLSKCLIRHQRLHTGEKPYKCNECGKSFNQNSYLIIHQRIHTGEKPYECHECGKVFSYSSSLMVHQRTHTGEKPYKCNDCGKAFSDSSQLIVHQRVHTGEKPYECTECGKAFSQRSTFNHHQRTHTGEKPSGLSWSSS, from the exons ATGGTCAGGCCCCAG GATACTGTGGCGTATGAGGACCTTTCTGTGGGCTACACTCAGAAGAAATGGAAAGGTCTCGCACTCAGTCAGAGAGCCCTGCAGTGGAACATGATGCCGGAAAATGACCACAGCATGGCCTCCTTGG GTAGGAACATGATGGAGAGTTCGGAGTTGATTCCGAAGCAGGAAATTTTTAAAGGATCAGAGTCATCTAATAGCACATCAGGGGGACTCTTTGGGGTGGTTCCTGGGGGAGCAGAGATTGGAGATGTTTGTGAAGATACCTTCAAAGACTTAGAAGGACATACCACAAATGAAGAAGGGAGCAGACTAGAAAGTGATTTCTTGGAAATAACAGATGAAGATAagaaaaaatgcacaaaagaCAGATATGAGGAATATAAGGAAGTTGGGGAACATCCACATCTGTCTTCTAGTCCTGCTGAACATGAAGGAGTTTTAAAGGGACAGAAATCCTATCGATGTGatgaatgtggcaaagctttttaTTGGAGTTCTCACCTTATTGGCCATCAGAGaatccacactggagagaaaccctatgagtgTAATGAGTGTGGGAAGACCTTCAGGCAAACCTCCCAGCTCATTGTTCATCTCAGAACCCACACAGGggaaaaaccctatgaatgcaGTGAGTGTGGAAAGGCGTATAGGCACAGCTCCCATCTCATTCAACATCAGAGACTCCATAATGgggagaaaccctataaatgtaatgaatgtgcAAAAGCTTTTAATCAGAGCTGCAAACTCTTCGACCACCAGAGAACCCATACTGGggagaaaccttatgaatgtaagGAGTGTGGGGCAGCCTTTGGTCGCAGTAAAAATCTTGTTCGACATCAGGTTCTGCACACTGGTAAGAAACCTTATAAGTGTGATGAATGTGGGAGAGCTTTCTGTTCCAATAGAAATCTCATTGACCATCAGAGAacccacactggagagaagccttatgAGTGTAgtgaatgtggcaaagccttcagTCGGAGTAAATGTCTTATTCGACATCAGAGCCTCCACACTGGGGAAAAGCCATACAAATGtagtgaatgtgggaaagccttcaatCAGATCTCTCAACTTGTTGAGCATGAgcgaattcatactggagaaaaaccattTAAATGTAGCGAGTGTGGTAAGGCATTCAGTCTGAGTAAATGTCTTATTCGGCACCAGAGACTTCACACAGGTGAGAAGCCCTATAAATGCAATGAGTGTGGAAAATCCTTCAATCAAAACTCATACCTCATTATACaccagagaattcacactggtgagaaaccttatgaatgtcATGAGTGTGGGAAGGTCTTCAGTTATAGCTCCAGCCTTATGGTACATCAGAGAACCCATACTGGGGAAAAACCCTATAAATGCAATGATTGTGGGAAAGCTTTTAGTGACAGCTCACAGCTTATTGTGCACCAGAGAgtccacactggagagaaaccctatgaatgtactgagtgtgggaaagcctttagtCAGCGTTCCACTTTTAATCACCACCAgcgaactcacactggagagaagccctcAGGTCTGTCTTGGTCATCATCTTAA
- the ZNF852 gene encoding zinc finger protein 852 isoform X1, translating to MVRPQDTVAYEDLSVGYTQKKWKGLALSQRALQWNMMPENDHSMASLAGRNMMESSELIPKQEIFKGSESSNSTSGGLFGVVPGGAEIGDVCEDTFKDLEGHTTNEEGSRLESDFLEITDEDKKKCTKDRYEEYKEVGEHPHLSSSPAEHEGVLKGQKSYRCDECGKAFYWSSHLIGHQRIHTGEKPYECNECGKTFRQTSQLIVHLRTHTGEKPYECSECGKAYRHSSHLIQHQRLHNGEKPYKCNECAKAFNQSCKLFDHQRTHTGEKPYECKECGAAFGRSKNLVRHQVLHTGKKPYKCDECGRAFCSNRNLIDHQRTHTGEKPYECSECGKAFSRSKCLIRHQSLHTGEKPYKCSECGKAFNQISQLVEHERIHTGEKPFKCSECGKAFSLSKCLIRHQRLHTGEKPYKCNECGKSFNQNSYLIIHQRIHTGEKPYECHECGKVFSYSSSLMVHQRTHTGEKPYKCNDCGKAFSDSSQLIVHQRVHTGEKPYECTECGKAFSQRSTFNHHQRTHTGEKPSGLSWSSS from the exons ATGGTCAGGCCCCAG GATACTGTGGCGTATGAGGACCTTTCTGTGGGCTACACTCAGAAGAAATGGAAAGGTCTCGCACTCAGTCAGAGAGCCCTGCAGTGGAACATGATGCCGGAAAATGACCACAGCATGGCCTCCTTGG CAGGTAGGAACATGATGGAGAGTTCGGAGTTGATTCCGAAGCAGGAAATTTTTAAAGGATCAGAGTCATCTAATAGCACATCAGGGGGACTCTTTGGGGTGGTTCCTGGGGGAGCAGAGATTGGAGATGTTTGTGAAGATACCTTCAAAGACTTAGAAGGACATACCACAAATGAAGAAGGGAGCAGACTAGAAAGTGATTTCTTGGAAATAACAGATGAAGATAagaaaaaatgcacaaaagaCAGATATGAGGAATATAAGGAAGTTGGGGAACATCCACATCTGTCTTCTAGTCCTGCTGAACATGAAGGAGTTTTAAAGGGACAGAAATCCTATCGATGTGatgaatgtggcaaagctttttaTTGGAGTTCTCACCTTATTGGCCATCAGAGaatccacactggagagaaaccctatgagtgTAATGAGTGTGGGAAGACCTTCAGGCAAACCTCCCAGCTCATTGTTCATCTCAGAACCCACACAGGggaaaaaccctatgaatgcaGTGAGTGTGGAAAGGCGTATAGGCACAGCTCCCATCTCATTCAACATCAGAGACTCCATAATGgggagaaaccctataaatgtaatgaatgtgcAAAAGCTTTTAATCAGAGCTGCAAACTCTTCGACCACCAGAGAACCCATACTGGggagaaaccttatgaatgtaagGAGTGTGGGGCAGCCTTTGGTCGCAGTAAAAATCTTGTTCGACATCAGGTTCTGCACACTGGTAAGAAACCTTATAAGTGTGATGAATGTGGGAGAGCTTTCTGTTCCAATAGAAATCTCATTGACCATCAGAGAacccacactggagagaagccttatgAGTGTAgtgaatgtggcaaagccttcagTCGGAGTAAATGTCTTATTCGACATCAGAGCCTCCACACTGGGGAAAAGCCATACAAATGtagtgaatgtgggaaagccttcaatCAGATCTCTCAACTTGTTGAGCATGAgcgaattcatactggagaaaaaccattTAAATGTAGCGAGTGTGGTAAGGCATTCAGTCTGAGTAAATGTCTTATTCGGCACCAGAGACTTCACACAGGTGAGAAGCCCTATAAATGCAATGAGTGTGGAAAATCCTTCAATCAAAACTCATACCTCATTATACaccagagaattcacactggtgagaaaccttatgaatgtcATGAGTGTGGGAAGGTCTTCAGTTATAGCTCCAGCCTTATGGTACATCAGAGAACCCATACTGGGGAAAAACCCTATAAATGCAATGATTGTGGGAAAGCTTTTAGTGACAGCTCACAGCTTATTGTGCACCAGAGAgtccacactggagagaaaccctatgaatgtactgagtgtgggaaagcctttagtCAGCGTTCCACTTTTAATCACCACCAgcgaactcacactggagagaagccctcAGGTCTGTCTTGGTCATCATCTTAA